AATCTACGTTGCAAAGTAGATGAAAATTACAAAAGCATATATTGGTTTTGAACATCACATACAAGTCTCTCGTCCCCCAACAATGATAGTATGATACTCGTAGACTCACTCAATTTACCATCAATCTgggaaaaaaagaaggaaaacaaagaaacaaagtCTTCATTGATGGACACTTAGTTCACAGTCACCTTTCCCACCATGCCAGCTCCCTGGTGAGGGGAACAGTAGAAAGAATATTCTCCTTTCTCAGTCAAAGTAACAGCATAAGTCTCTCCCGGGGCATTCAGCAGGTCCTCGTCAGACATGGAGATTTTCGAAGCATCAACACCACTTGGAATCTCATCCTCATTGAACACCACGTTGTGCGGGAACCCAGCGTTGTTCTTGAACACAATCTTTTCTCCAGAGCTAATAGAGAAGGAGTCTGGGACAAAAGCCAATGACCCATCATCGCCACCGAGCAAAATCTCAACGGCCATGGCATTGCTGGCAGCAAGCATTGCGCTAGCAGCTGTGGCCGCAACGGCAACACCGAAGTCCTTGAGTGAGGCCTTCACAACACTACTCATTCTAGGAACAGTTGAGGCTGAAGCTGAAACCTTGACACTGGAACTCATCGCTTTGGCTGTCGA
This is a stretch of genomic DNA from Mangifera indica cultivar Alphonso chromosome 11, CATAS_Mindica_2.1, whole genome shotgun sequence. It encodes these proteins:
- the LOC123229375 gene encoding plastocyanin, which encodes MATVTSAAVVIPSFTGLKASASTAKAMSSSVKVSASASTVPRMSSVVKASLKDFGVAVAATAASAMLAASNAMAVEILLGGDDGSLAFVPDSFSISSGEKIVFKNNAGFPHNVVFNEDEIPSGVDASKISMSDEDLLNAPGETYAVTLTEKGEYSFYCSPHQGAGMVGKVTVN